Part of the Perognathus longimembris pacificus isolate PPM17 unplaced genomic scaffold, ASM2315922v1 HiC_scaffold_4210, whole genome shotgun sequence genome, CATCATCTTGTAGTAGTGCAATGgattgagccacaggtcttttCTGATGATCTGGTAAAGTAAGTAGGTAAGGTAAGTAGGTAAGGCAATTAGCTCAAGGTTCACAGTCAGCACTCAGCAAGCCAGTGAACCAACCAACGTCACAGATGGCTTGCTTTGGCCTTTTGTAGTACCTCAGTGATCCTGTTTGAGCCTGCAAAATTGTGGTCTGTAAACCAGTTGAAGAAGTTTGGGCTCTTGTTGTGGTTTCTGTGACTGTCAGCTTCAATTTTATAATACTGACGCCACAGAATGGGAGTGGAATGGCACAACCTATATCCTGCAAGAAGACATGATAAGAGAATCCAAGTCCTGTTGGCCATTATCAATTCACAAACTCCAAAAAACACACTGTGAGCAAATTCTTACCAGTGATATCCACGACGAATTCCTTAACAACCACTGCATTCTGGAAGTATGggttatttctaaagtaaaaggtGATTTTGCAGGAACTCTTGGGATGCCTGAGTTCTTGTACCTAccagaagaaaaggtagaaagctAAAAGCCCTTTACAGGTAACCGGCAAGTTCCTGTTTGGAAGTGAGTTCTGTTCGTGACACTGTATAGCCCACCAAGATAAATGCCTTGGGTACTCACTTCCAAATTGATCATGTAGCTAAGCATGTCTTCATCTTGGTCACTGATCATTGCTGACAGCTGGGGATGGTTCACAAACTGCCTGGGTCAAGGAGCCTTCAGATGCTGTGGATGTGCTAGGTATAACCACTTGCATTGAAAGCAGCAAGTGATGTGTGAGGCTAGTGTCTTCCTAGGTACTCCAATCTCCATCTTATTCTAGGCCAAGGAATATCCTAAATAATAAGGTAAGCTTAGGATTTGCAAATTGAAGACGACCTGAAGTGAGCTCTGTTGTATTCTGTTCTCTGAGTGATGGGGACCAGATTTTACAATCTCTTTGTCTAAATGTCTTCTTTCCCACCTCTTTCTGACCGTGGCATAACTCACACCCCTTTCCCATAGCACCATTAcaaaactcttctccaattagcaGCCTATGTGGCAACTTCCTTGTGCTACTCATTGTTTCTATGACTCATTGTCCCTACAACTCCTGCCTATACCAATCTCTAGCCTACATTATCCATAGTCCTCTTCTCTAGGGACCCTAGCAGTGTGATGTTCCAGATCCTGTGCATGCAAATGCCTCATAAAAGGTCCACTACTCGAAAACACAGGCTGCAAGGCAGTAACAAGTAAGATGCCTAAGGATACAGTTTGggcccagaagccagggatgccCCGGATGTTGCTGCTTCTGGAATCCAGGAGAGTCTTTTGCCTCTTGCTCAGATTCTGTTTTAGGCGTTCATGAGCCTTGGTGGCTTGGTTATTCACTGGTCCCAGATCTAACTGAAGAGCCTGCAATTCCTTCAGTGGTGGCTGTTGAGAAATAGGTTTACCGTTGGCTAACCATTGCTTCCTCCGTGCTTGTGATACAAATTGTCTGAAAGGTGCCTCTAAATCACCCCCACCAGCTTTTTTGTCTCCTACTCAGCCATTTTATTCTCCTGCTGCACCGGCCCCACAGCCTTGCTGTCCAACAGTGGCAGCACAGCCGACTCTCCAGTGCTCCATGTAGTCTCCACGTGCCTGTACCTTTCACAGGGATCCTTAGCCTGGCCCAACTGGACCTCCATGAGCAGCACGCAGTTCTCAGAAGGCGTTAGCAATGCAGCAGTTTGCCGTGCATTGCCTTCCCGCGCAGTCTGTGCTTTCCCATTCCCGAGGGCAACCTCTCCTCTACCCGTGGGACTtgcccactctccttcccttctgcctattctgcctccttttccagtgcccttgcttctccctccctgtgtGCCATCCCGGGAAACCATCTCCCCTCCCCGTGAGCCATTGTTCtgcttacctccctctcttccaccccACGAGCCTACTCCCCTTCTCTCGTAGCACATGCCCCCCCTCATCCTGGCATGGTCACTTCCTTCTTGGCCTGCTCTGCACCCATAACCCTACCCTGGGTGCCAAGGGCTTTCTCTTCTTGCCTGCCACGAGCTTTTGCCCCCTGTCCTCCTCTATCCTCTAGGctaggcctcccctccccggaactcggctccctccccctcctccgttcCCATTGCCAATATTCTCTCACCACTGGCCCGCCGCCTCCCCACAGGAAGCGCCCCCTAGATTACCTCTTCCGCAGGTGGAGGAGTCCCACATTCCTGTCTACTCGCCATGTCGTCCTGCTCGTCCTCACCCCAAGCTTGCTCCTGCAGAGAGCCACAAAGCAGCTCGGCCTCGGGGAACCGCCCAACCACGGACTGTGATGGGGGCGGGACAAGCGCCCTGCACCGGAAAGCAATTAGCTACTTCCGCCTGGGTCGGGCTCCCAGCCAAGACACGGATGGCACCTAGTTCCGCGTCATTCCTCCAGAGGCGGAAGTTGAAGGGGTGCCAGGTGCGGTGggtccgcctgtaatcctagctaccccggaAGCCTGGCCCGGATGGCGGGCGATTGAAGCCCGGCGGGAAAGCAAAGTCCGCTCCTGACACCATCGGCAGTAAACGACTCCCAAAACACCCCTAGGTGACCAGCTTTGATCCAAAGACCGCGGGGACacccctgggccctgggttcaaacccctggacagacgcaggaaagagaaaaatcaacggcagggaaagaaaagggagtggagggaaggggaagaaagagtggGCACGAGACGTGGGAACACTGACCCTGGGGAGAAAGCTGGAGCAGACTACAGATTGGCATTTACTTAATAGTGCGGATACATTGTTACTTCTTAGTTGGGTGACTGCATCCCGGTTGTATAACCATACATCATCAGAACCTGAATGAAGGGCCTAACTCAGCATCATTGATACTCAGGGCAAAGCCTTGTGTGTTAAGGGCACCTATTATCCTGTGACATACAGACTCATTTCAGATCCCAAGTACAAGGCCAGGAAATTCTcagccaatctctgcctccctgtctcccttcctctctctctctcctttcctccctctctctctccttccttctctctctccctgccgctCTCTCaccctccttcactctctccctaacccttccctctctttctctatccctctctccccccctttctcccccttgacaactaaatcatttcttcacactgccatattgtaaacaaattgaaaaacataGGCGAATAGGAGTCCTTGCATTCTACTCAAGACCCAAACTTCATTTGAGATTGGCTCACATTTCAGGCACTGTGTCACCTTGGTCACTTTGAAGGTGTGTTCTCAATTTAGGTCCAGCCTGTCTGGGCTTTTATGGCCCTTCCTATGCTTTCCCTGTGGCTGGAGATGACTGGTACATTTCCAATGAGTTGACAGAATAGATAACCACTACTTTCCTcggttaattgaaatatttttacccACATCTATTACCCtcaagtagaaagaaaggaaaccaaaatatTCTAAAGTCCACTGTGAGGTAAATACATAATGaaactgatttatatttttaatgactaaGAAAGAGACACATGCAAATTGACAAGCAAGGGTTATTAAACATCCATGAAGAAATTTGAACTCTGGCAGCAGTGGCAGCAGAGCACCACCACTGCCCTGGCAAAGTCCCCGGTTCTCCACTCACCTCCAGTGCTCATTGGTGACTAGGAGAGGAAACCTTCAGCCCACAGGCAGCAGACAGACGCGGACTGCGGAAAAGTCCAACAatccagagaaaacatttttgcccctcatgtcactgtgactgatttcAGTTCCCtaggtattatgtatatatttattggaactaggaagggaaggggaacatcaaaatggagacacaaagaaacaatgaacaaacaccacagcagtagttacaaaattatatgccatAACTCCATGTACCACTCATGTGAGATGGGAAAGGGGAGTGGGATggttgggaaaaaatgaggaagaggtaataattttataagaaatgtactccctgccttacatgtgaaactgtaacccctttgcacatcacttggacaataaataagttaataaataaaaatagattaattttttttctcagtctgggatctgaactcagtgcagggtgctgtccctgagcttttgtgtgcagggCTATTATTCTTGCCAATGtgttatttattaactttttgacTTGAACATTAGACCAAAGGGccttgtggacatttctgcctcagctggcttcaagacATAATCGTCagacctcaggttcctgagtagctaggattacaggaatgagctacctagCCCAGCTAAAGTATTAAAACAGTTTAAGAATTTTTCTCTCTATCCATCTTGTttctccttctgtatatttgtGCTGGTGTTGTTGCATGAGCTCAGGTCCTATGTTTAGATTCTCACACTTTGGGTTCTAAAGCAAGTATTGTGTAACCCACggcctgtggctcacataatGCTAGAGATCAGCAGAACACTGTTGTCAAAGGCACAGCCATATGGACAGTAACAGAGAGCAACACAGGTATTGGGGACTTTGTCTCACAGTGCAACATGTGACCAGGGCACTCAGGTAAAGTGTCTTCTCTGGGACTTACTGCATGGAGCCCCCagttctgagggtggcagttgggTCTCCGTAAGTGGTGCTTCTGGCCATGGAGCATCAGATGACTCTTCATTCTGTACAGGTAGCTGCTCAGGTAAGAAGCTAGAAAGCTGCCCCAGAAAAACGCTCTCAGGATGGGCCTGAATTGAACTTGAGCAGCGCTTCTGGGCCAACAGCCAGGAATCCAGCCGGGTGTGTGCCTAGGTAACATTCCCAGGTAGGTCTCCATGAGCCCTCAGCTGTTAGCAAACATCAGTCTCCTTCCCAGAACCAGGATGGCAGCTCCGTCTTCAGCATGACCAGGTACCTGTCCAGGTTGCTGCTCATTTTGCTGACCATAAGATAGAGCATTGTGATAGGTAATCTGGAGTATGGGTAGGACAATTAAGCCTCCCAATGAGGAAATCTGTGCCTGTGACCAGACAACGACTCCAGTGATGGATGGTTCCCAGGATCCCAGCCAGAGTGTGGGTTCTGGGAAATACACTGAGTATTGGCCATGCAGGTTCATCTACATGGATCTGCTGCACAAAGCCAGCTTTTGTTGTCTGTGGAGAACATCATGGGGTGCAGAGGAAACCAGATGGCCCCATGCTCAACCACAAAAACAAGCTGGTGACCCAGTgcccaaagcacacacacaacccgtgcattaaataagtaaaatcttAGGTCCATGGGCACCCATGTCCTACACGCTATTTCAGGAGTATTGTGCATGAATGCTAGCACACTGTTGTGCACCAGGAGGCCCACATCGATAAGCAGGCTCAGGAACACCAAGAATACATATGGACAATAGAAGTCCACATGCACCAAGAAATGCATGTGAATCAGGAGGAACATACAAACACTGAGGCTCACATGAACTAGGACATACCTGCCCACCAGAGTTCTAAAACATGCCAGCAGTCTCTCTTGGACCAGGATGGGAATGCACAGCTATATTGGCATATGTCAGATGATATGCAGAGGCACCAATAGGCTGGTGTGTACTAGAAGGTATTTCATTTCAGGAAATGCATGCATAATAGTAGTTTCACTGAGTACCTATGACACATTTACAGCGGAAGGCTCATGCACATCAGCAGGTGCACATGCATTAGGAGGCTCATATGCACCAGCAGAGACAACTCCAGTGGGCATGCACAAAAAGTGTCCTCCATGCATcagacacacaggatgaggaagtTTTTGTGCACAAAGAGGACCATAGCAAAGCTGGTGGATGCACACAAAAAGCCCTCCCCTGCTATCCAAAGCACACATGGAGGAGGCTAACATGCACCATCTGGTGGACATGACTGAATGCCCTGAATTACCAGCAGAATTA contains:
- the LOC125344741 gene encoding testis-specific Y-encoded protein 9-like, whose amino-acid sequence is MASRQECGTPPPAEEPPLKELQALQLDLGPVNNQATKAHERLKQNLSKRQKTLLDSRSSNIRGIPGFWAQTFVNHPQLSAMISDQDEDMLSYMINLEVQELRHPKSSCKITFYFRNNPYFQNAVVVKEFVVDITGYRLCHSTPILWRQYYKIEADSHRNHNKSPNFFNWFTDHNFAGSNRITEIIRKDLWLNPLHYYKMMKAHEEGEENESPMNPDAYQDFL